The following coding sequences lie in one Alloacidobacterium dinghuense genomic window:
- a CDS encoding glycosyltransferase family 9 protein, with translation MRFRKYRYRPVHAICEKVFELLAPLVSGVTGEPLTETPKKILILKFGGMGEAVLARSLVEHLRRRNPLMRFDFILEERTMEPMTCGGGGNSLIYRSGSDGLAQALSILRTIRRQHYDAILDFEQHSLLTAAFTRAAGIPVRVGFVHPGTRSRGEFLTHPIELRESESMWSAMVRMCQVIDPQLTASVGAVAMPYSPETNSWMESWWKNKITNQARGPVVAMHIGVGPSAQYRLWPMERWVQLASRLLALNKEMTVVLTGGTAEQPLMENFKLQFPGRTVGASDLGTFERSAALLERCDLLISCDTGIMHLGAAMGTPTVGLFGPNTPICWGPVGFRATYVYPTRQPCSPCINSYQRYIPARCTAIQQSACMWDISVDDVLAATRTVLRDGWV, from the coding sequence ATGCGGTTCCGCAAATATCGTTATCGACCAGTTCACGCTATCTGTGAGAAGGTTTTTGAACTTCTTGCGCCGTTGGTTTCCGGTGTCACAGGCGAACCTTTGACGGAAACTCCAAAAAAAATCCTGATTCTCAAATTTGGGGGAATGGGTGAGGCTGTGTTGGCCCGCTCGCTAGTTGAGCATTTGCGTCGGCGAAATCCTCTGATGAGGTTCGACTTCATACTAGAGGAGCGAACGATGGAGCCTATGACCTGTGGCGGAGGGGGAAATTCGCTTATCTATCGTTCTGGCTCCGATGGTTTGGCACAAGCATTGTCGATTCTTAGAACAATCAGACGACAGCACTATGATGCGATTCTGGATTTTGAACAGCATTCCTTGCTCACGGCTGCCTTTACGCGAGCGGCGGGAATTCCCGTCAGGGTGGGTTTTGTTCACCCCGGAACTCGTTCTCGTGGTGAATTCCTGACTCATCCAATTGAACTGCGAGAGAGCGAGTCGATGTGGAGTGCTATGGTTCGAATGTGTCAGGTAATTGATCCACAACTCACCGCAAGTGTGGGGGCTGTTGCGATGCCGTACTCCCCTGAGACCAATAGCTGGATGGAGAGTTGGTGGAAGAACAAAATAACTAACCAAGCCCGTGGCCCGGTTGTAGCCATGCATATCGGAGTAGGGCCAAGCGCGCAGTATAGGTTATGGCCAATGGAGCGCTGGGTTCAATTGGCAAGTCGGCTCTTAGCCCTCAACAAGGAGATGACTGTGGTGCTGACTGGGGGAACGGCGGAGCAGCCTCTTATGGAAAATTTCAAGCTCCAATTCCCCGGCAGGACTGTTGGAGCTTCTGACTTGGGAACCTTTGAACGCTCTGCTGCCCTGCTGGAACGCTGTGACCTCTTGATTAGCTGCGATACTGGAATCATGCATTTGGGTGCTGCAATGGGAACTCCTACCGTAGGATTGTTTGGTCCCAATACGCCCATTTGCTGGGGTCCGGTCGGCTTCCGCGCAACGTATGTTTATCCAACACGTCAGCCATGTAGTCCGTGCATCAATAGCTATCAGCGATATATTCCCGCCAGATGTACAGCCATTCAACAAAGTGCGTGTATGTGGGATATCAGTGTTGATGATGTGTTGGCAGCGACCCGCACCGTTCTCCGTGACGGATGGGTTTAA
- a CDS encoding helicase-related protein translates to MLEYFDASLIGLTATPSKQTMGFFHQNLVMEYPYEQAVADGVNVDFDLYEIRTHISEFGETINAGFHVDYRDRQTRKVRWELADQDIPYDADELDRRVVVPDQIRTIIRTFRDRLFTEIFPGRTEVPKALIFAKDDSHADDIVQILREEFGKGNDFAQKITYRAGTAKVRTKKTDADGKEYEVDEWITQGLKPEDLLSQFRTSYYPRIAVTVDMIATGTDIRPLEIVMFMRAVKSRTLFEQMKGRGARIVTPTELQGVTPDAKTKDHFVLIDAVGLEPEKMQDTQPLDRKKNIALDKLLELVTFGNREADVLSSIASRLARLDRQLTPEDRLSLTEAANGQPLSFIASEIVAALDPDRHIEAAKTLNGGTEPTEEQTAQLEGNCCRKPQSRSPPIRRYATLSWV, encoded by the coding sequence GTGCTCGAATACTTCGACGCCTCGCTCATCGGCCTCACTGCCACGCCCTCCAAGCAGACTATGGGCTTCTTCCATCAGAACCTAGTGATGGAATACCCCTACGAGCAGGCCGTCGCCGACGGGGTCAACGTCGATTTTGACCTCTACGAAATCCGCACCCACATCAGCGAGTTCGGCGAAACCATCAACGCCGGCTTTCACGTCGATTATCGCGACCGCCAGACCCGCAAAGTCCGCTGGGAGCTGGCCGATCAGGATATCCCCTACGACGCCGACGAGCTCGACCGCCGCGTTGTCGTACCCGACCAGATACGCACCATCATCCGCACCTTCCGCGACCGGCTCTTCACCGAAATCTTCCCTGGCCGCACCGAAGTCCCCAAAGCGCTCATCTTTGCCAAGGACGACAGCCACGCAGACGACATCGTCCAGATCCTCCGCGAAGAGTTCGGCAAGGGCAACGACTTCGCTCAGAAGATCACCTATCGCGCCGGCACAGCCAAAGTCCGGACAAAGAAGACGGACGCAGACGGCAAGGAATACGAAGTCGATGAGTGGATCACGCAGGGATTGAAGCCTGAAGACCTGCTCAGCCAGTTCCGCACCAGCTACTACCCCCGCATCGCCGTCACGGTGGACATGATCGCCACCGGCACCGACATCCGTCCGCTCGAAATCGTCATGTTCATGCGCGCGGTCAAAAGCCGGACACTCTTCGAGCAGATGAAAGGCCGTGGCGCCCGCATTGTCACGCCCACCGAGCTGCAGGGCGTAACCCCCGACGCCAAAACGAAAGACCACTTCGTCCTCATCGACGCAGTCGGCCTTGAACCGGAAAAGATGCAGGACACGCAGCCGCTCGATCGCAAAAAGAACATCGCCCTCGACAAGCTGCTCGAACTCGTCACCTTCGGCAACCGCGAGGCCGACGTCCTCAGCTCCATTGCGTCGCGCCTCGCGCGTCTCGATCGCCAGCTCACGCCTGAAGATCGCCTCTCGCTCACCGAGGCGGCAAACGGCCAGCCACTTTCTTTCATTGCCAGCGAGATCGTCGCCGCGCTTGACCCCGACCGGCATATCGAAGCCGCAAAGACGCTCAACGGCGGAACCGAACCTACAGAGGAGCAGACTGCGCAGCTAGAAGGCAATTGCTGCAGGAAGCCGCAAAGCCGCTCGCCTCCAATCCGGCGCTACGCAACCTTATCCTGGGTGTGA
- a CDS encoding type I restriction-modification enzyme R subunit C-terminal domain-containing protein — protein MLQEAAKPLASNPALRNLILGVKKSYEQIIDTVNQDQLTFAGPAQEQREKALRIVQSFEQFLAENKDEIEVLQILYSKPYAVGLSLKQVKALAKTIEKPIDGRMPLQPDQLWQAYERLDHEHVRGSRTEVAADIVNLVRYALHQKGELVPRRAEVDYRFTEWLDQQHSVGVSFTPEQMSWLEAIRDHVASSLTVEPDDFELDPFVKWGGLGKAQQVFGPQFLPLLTQLNEVLAA, from the coding sequence TTGCTGCAGGAAGCCGCAAAGCCGCTCGCCTCCAATCCGGCGCTACGCAACCTTATCCTGGGTGTGAAAAAAAGCTATGAGCAGATCATTGATACTGTGAATCAGGATCAGCTCACATTTGCCGGCCCAGCCCAGGAGCAGCGTGAGAAAGCGCTGCGCATCGTGCAGTCGTTTGAGCAGTTCCTCGCGGAAAACAAGGACGAAATCGAGGTGTTGCAGATTCTCTACAGTAAACCCTACGCCGTTGGGCTCTCATTGAAGCAGGTCAAAGCGCTGGCTAAAACCATCGAGAAGCCCATCGATGGCCGCATGCCTCTCCAGCCCGACCAGCTCTGGCAGGCCTACGAAAGGCTCGACCACGAACATGTGCGCGGCAGTCGCACCGAAGTCGCAGCCGACATCGTCAACCTGGTCCGGTACGCACTTCACCAAAAGGGCGAACTCGTCCCCCGCAGAGCCGAAGTCGACTATCGCTTCACCGAATGGCTCGACCAGCAACACTCCGTCGGAGTCAGCTTCACTCCTGAGCAGATGAGCTGGCTTGAGGCGATCCGCGATCACGTGGCATCAAGTCTCACAGTCGAGCCGGACGATTTCGAACTGGATCCGTTTGTGAAGTGGGGCGGATTGGGAAAAGCGCAGCAGGTCTTTGGCCCGCAGTTTCTGCCACTGCTCACGCAACTAAATGAGGTGCTGGCAGCATGA
- a CDS encoding restriction endonuclease subunit S — protein MARSGRTCKIPPERTYCLSYSLVLIQATCPQVDGDFLRIVCSSNVIREIALSRVQGATIPDLGVAHIRSLPIALPPLEEQRRIVEQVERRISMIDSASENVIHKSIHAEKLRSGILDSAFAGRLTTQDPADEPASALLKRIRQEGSKAKARGIQRELVYASEGVEVS, from the coding sequence ATGGCACGATCGGGAAGAACATGCAAGATACCACCCGAACGAACATATTGCCTTTCCTACTCATTAGTACTTATCCAAGCAACTTGTCCGCAAGTTGATGGCGACTTTCTGCGTATTGTTTGCTCATCAAACGTTATTCGCGAGATCGCTCTGAGCAGAGTTCAAGGCGCAACCATCCCTGATCTCGGAGTGGCCCACATTCGTTCGCTTCCGATCGCGCTTCCTCCGCTAGAAGAACAGCGTCGAATCGTCGAGCAAGTTGAGCGACGAATTTCAATGATTGATAGCGCTTCGGAAAACGTGATTCATAAGTCGATTCACGCAGAGAAACTACGCAGCGGAATACTCGATTCAGCATTTGCAGGACGTCTAACGACGCAGGACCCCGCCGACGAACCCGCCTCCGCGTTACTGAAGCGTATCCGGCAAGAAGGAAGCAAAGCCAAAGCCCGAGGTATTCAACGGGAGCTGGTATACGCTTCCGAAGGTGTCGAAGTCAGCTAA
- a CDS encoding type II toxin-antitoxin system VapC family toxin: protein MARGTLYLLDTNILLALVRGKDLANYITQTYGLAEILKRPLISVVSHGELLAMAARQSWIEKKRESLNAVLASMITMDLNDPEILAGYVAVDQANLKVKGGSRALSNNDMWIAATTRAANAVLLTSDKDFLHLHPNVCAVEYVNPQSKLPETISGSQQTIQ from the coding sequence GTGGCTAGGGGAACGCTCTACCTCCTTGATACAAACATTCTGCTCGCCCTGGTTCGAGGCAAGGACCTGGCCAATTACATCACTCAAACCTATGGGCTCGCTGAGATTTTGAAACGACCCCTGATCAGCGTTGTGAGTCATGGAGAGCTGCTTGCTATGGCTGCCCGACAGAGCTGGATCGAGAAGAAACGGGAGTCTCTGAACGCTGTACTTGCCAGCATGATCACGATGGATCTGAATGACCCGGAGATACTTGCAGGGTACGTGGCTGTTGATCAGGCAAATTTGAAAGTGAAGGGTGGTTCCAGGGCGCTCTCGAACAATGACATGTGGATTGCCGCAACAACCCGGGCAGCTAACGCGGTGTTGCTCACCTCAGACAAGGACTTCCTTCATCTGCACCCGAATGTATGCGCGGTGGAATATGTCAACCCGCAATCGAAGCTGCCCGAAACGATCTCAGGTTCACAACAGACAATTCAATGA